The following DNA comes from Puniceicoccaceae bacterium.
CCGAAAGTCAACTCCTCCCACCCGGACCGACGGTCCCGTGCGAATCGTCACCTTTGGCCCTCACAACCTCACTCGCAAAATCTACAAACCGGATGCTTTTGTCACTGCGCAGATCCTGCTGCAGACCACCAGCGAATCCGAACTTCGCAATTTCCTCAAAACCACAGATGAAGTCCCCAATTGTGGAATTCTATACTGCGATATCATCCCTACACACCTCGTCGACATGGTCTTCGACCTTGCGGGAAAATATCCGGATATACAGTGGTTTGTGATCTTTGAACTCGGCTCCAAACGCGAGTTGCTGATGCTCAGTGAAAAGGGAATACGCACACTTCGAGGTCCCATCCCCGACACCATCGCCATTGACCTGATCACCGCCATACTCCGCCCAGGAGTTGCCACAGAAGCAAGCGAAACAGAGAGCGCGTCGTCCAGCCCTCAACCCATTTTCACACCTGCACAATTGATTCAACTCACGGATCTGCCAAGCAGTATCAAGTGCGAGTGTCCCAGCCATATGTCTGCGATCATCCACAGTCTCAATACCTTCGAAAAATACTGCAAGAGCTGCGAAAATGATTCGGAAGAAGATGCCGCGCTTCACGCCGAACTAGGACGGGAAACCGCCCGTGCCCGCGTCATCATGGAAAAAATGCTGCTCAAAGTTTGTGCACATGACAACATCCGCCTTCAGTAAGACTATACAATATCTAAAAAAATCCTTCAATTCTTCCTTATTCACTGCTTTATCTATATTTTTTCTATATTTTACTTGAATAACCCCCGATCATGATTTGAATTAAATCATGATTTTCAAGCGACGCATTGCCGTAGACTCAACCACTGCTGAACTCAACCCCAGCAAACAGGGAACAACAGCACTGCCGCACAAAACCCTCCATCACACCCTCAACGCCTCACCAAACCAGCGGGGATGTATTTCCAAAGACCCGCTTTCCTGAATCATCGAGATGGACGAATCCATTGGCATTGTTTGGTTCAGGCGAGATCTACGCCTTCGAGACAACCCCGCATTGCAGGCTGCATCCGAGCACTGCCGCTACATCTTACCCATCTACTTGCACGATCCCTCATCCGAAGGAAACTGGACCGCTGGGGCCGCGAGCAAATCCTGGCTTCATTACTCACTGCAAGCGCTTCAACAAACCCTCCGCAGCCAGGGTTGCCCACTGCTCATTCGCGCCGGACATAGTCGCGAAATCCTGAGTGATCTCATCAACGAAACTGGCGCAACCCACCTCTTCTGGAACCGTTGCTACGAACCCTCTGCCATGGCACGGGATGCCTGCATCAGGCAGAAATTCAAACCCCAAGGCATCCATTCCCAAAGCTTTAATGCGTCACTGCTCGCTGAGCCGTGGGAGATTGCCAATCAGCAGGGAAAACCATTCCAGGTCTTCACTCCGTTCTGGAAACACCACCGTCAGCACATTGCCGACAGTAAACCCCTTCCTACTCCAGACTTGAACGGGCGCGCACTCCGCTCCATTCCCACCGGAATTCCTCTTGAGGAACTTCAATTACTTCCCCACCCCCGCTGGGACAGGGGATTTTGGCAGCGCTTCACTCCCGGAGAACAAGGCGCACAGGAAGCACTCGATTCATTTGTGCATGAGGAAACAATCCTGCGCTACAGCACTGAT
Coding sequences within:
- a CDS encoding MerR family transcriptional regulator, whose amino-acid sequence is MKSPDSHSNIFRIGAVANITGLSTHTIRAWERRYGMDLSDRSEGGTRLYPEDSVKRLTLIKALLDNGESISMLCDLTLEELEKRLEGHGGPSRKSTPPTRTDGPVRIVTFGPHNLTRKIYKPDAFVTAQILLQTTSESELRNFLKTTDEVPNCGILYCDIIPTHLVDMVFDLAGKYPDIQWFVIFELGSKRELLMLSEKGIRTLRGPIPDTIAIDLITAILRPGVATEASETESASSSPQPIFTPAQLIQLTDLPSSIKCECPSHMSAIIHSLNTFEKYCKSCENDSEEDAALHAELGRETARARVIMEKMLLKVCAHDNIRLQ